The Paenibacillus amylolyticus genome contains the following window.
CGAATTGATCGAGATAGACAGGCTATATTTGGTCATTCGCTCGGTGGGTTGTTCGTGATCCATACGTTGTTCACGAAGCCAGAGGCTTTTCGATATTACATTGCGGGCAGTCCCTCGCTGCACTGGAATCAGAAGGTTATGCAGGCTGAGGAACAGGAATTTGTCGCAAGGCTGGAACAGCATCCGGTGAACGTCAGGGTGTGGATTGGTATGGGAGAACAGGAGAAGACCCACCCGGCTCGTAACAATGACAAGGCATCGACTCTCACGGAACGATTATCGGCATTAAAGCAGCCGGGGCTGGATATCGCCTACACCGAGTTCGAAGAAGAGAACCATGTCTCGGTATTGCCTTTTCTGATTAGTCGTACGATGCGTTTGGCCTGTAGTCCGGAGTGATAGAAGGATGGGATGAGGAAGTTTTTTAGTGGAGAACACGGCTATAGGCAGTTAGGGAGGTATACGAGTGAGCTACACAGGAATCGATGGAACAGTGGCCTTGGTCACTGGTGCTGCGCAAGGGATTGGGGAAGCGGTGGCGAGGTTGCTTGCACAAAATGGTGCGATCGTTGCACTGGTGGATCGACAGGAGAATGTACTGAATCAGCTTATCACCGATCTGCGCAGCCATGGCCATCGGGCAACAGCCCACGTTGCTGATATATCGGATCGTCAAGCGGTTGAGGATACCGTTCAACAGATCGAAGAGACCGTTGGCCCCATTGGCATTCTGGTGAATGCTGCGGGCGTACTGCACACAGGGGCAGTTAGTGAGCTGACAGATGAGGAATGGACGAGGACGTTTGACGTGAATACGCACGGTGTATTTTACATGTCGCGTGCGGTAGTAAGAAATATGGCTGAACGCAGGATGGGTACGGTGATTACCGTGGGGTCGAATGCTGCTGGTGTTCCGCGAATGTACATGTCTGCCTACGCTGCTTCCAAAGCCGCTTCGACCATCTTCACGAAATGTCTGGCTCTGGAATACGCGGATCGGCATATTCGCTGCAACATTGTCTCTCCAGGTTCAACGGATACGCCAATGCAGCGAGCCATGTGGCAGGATGAACATGGCGCTGAGGCGGTCATTGCAGGTTCACTGCAAACCTTCCGTCTGGGCATACCGCTGAACAGGATGGCATTACCCGAGGATATCGCGGACGCAGTGATCTATCTGGTATCAGATCAAGCCAGACATATAACGATGCACGATCTGTGTGTGGATGGAGGCGCCACACTTGGTGCCTGAATCAAGAGATAAGGAGATGATGAATCATGTCAAAAGCGGGTACGGTCACTGCAATTTCCGCCATACACCTTCTGGAGCAATATCGGGAGGGGACGTCCTTTTTCTGGTCTTCACCGCAACATACCTTGCTCGCACAAGGTGAACGGGTTCGTTGGTCTCCGCTGTATACGGAGCACGCAATTCAATCAGATCCCAGCGATTCTGCTGATGATATTGAACATAAATATAAGGAAGAGATACATCTTTTCATAGACGGTATTCAACAGCTTATGGAGAAGGCCAAACAAGCGGGTCAATCGAACCCGATGGTGGTTGGCGCCATTCCGTTTGATCCGCTGGATGCTGCTGCTGAGCTATATGTACCTGAGACAGTGCAGTGGGCTGAACAGTTGCCTTCGGAATCACGAGCATTAATTCATAAGCTGCCGCAGCCGCAGGCTGTGAAGTTGTTGAGGTCCCTGTGGGGGAAGTGTATGAACAAAGTGTAGACAACGTATTGGTTGACCTGAACCAGCGTGATCTCCACAAGGTCGTGTTATCCCGTACGCTTGAGGTAACTTCACAGACCCTCGTGGACACGTATCAATTGCTGCGTAATCTGTTCAGGGACAACACACATGGATATACATTTGCGGTACCAATGAGAGGTCAAACCCAGTCGAAAAGTACTCTAACAACGAATGAAAGACAATACAAACTAGACGGACAAATTGGAAATAAAACGAGTCGCACCTTCATCGGGGCAAGCCCGGAACTGTTGGTTACTCGCAAAGGAATAAATGTACGCGCCAATCCACTGGCAGGCTCTGCACCCCGGAGTGAAGATCCAGCAGAAGATCGCCGCCGTGCAGAGGCACTGCTGGCTTCAGCCAAAGATCGTCATGAGCATGCCGTAGTCATTGAGGCCGTTGCGGAGGCGCTGCGACCATTATGCCACCATCTATCCGTTCCAGCAGAACCTTCCCTGATTCAGACGCGCACGATGTGGCATTTGTCCACCGAAATACATGGGGAACTGGCAGACGCGGCCACAACGTCACTGGAGCTGGCAATGGCTCTTCATCCCACACCCGCCATCTGCGGCACGCCTGTACAGGCTGCGCGGCGACAATTAAGGAACAGGAGCCGTTCGATCGGGGGTTATTTACGGGAATGGTGGGTTGGTGCGACAGCGAGGGCGACGGCGAATGGGCCGTAACCATCCGATGTGCCGAAGTGGAAGGCAAGGCTGTGAAATTGTTCGCTGGAGCGGGTATTGTAGCAGGTTCTACGGCAGAAGCAGAGCTGGCAGAGACTGCTGCCAAGTTCAGAACAATGCTGCTCGCAATGGGGCTGGATTCGACTGTATCGATTCAGAAGGAGGAATGAACAATGTTGCCAGGATATCAGGGTTGGCCTGAGGAAGTTGCAGAACGTTATCGGCAGGAGGGATGCTGGGAAGGAATTACGTTTGGAGAGATGCTCCGTCAGCGTGCTGATCTATATGGCAATCGGGTAGCCGTTATTAGCGGGGAACAACACCTCACCTATGCAGAACTGGATGAACGGGTGGATCGATTGGCATCCGGTTTATATGCCAAAGGTATACGGCAGCATGACCGGGTTATTATACAGCTGCCTAATATTACGGCGTTTGTTGAAGCGTGTTTTGCTTTGTTCCGCATCGGCGCACTGCCTGTATTCGCTCTTCCCTTGCATCGAAAGAGCGAAATCACCTATTTCGCTCGTTTCTCTGAGGCCGTAGCATACCTGATCCCGGATCAGGATGGCGGATTTGACTATCGGACTCTGGCAGAGGAGGTACAGGCAGCGGTGCCGGGACTTCGGCATATTTTCGTGGCGGGAGAAGCCGGGCCGTTTACAGCACTGGAAGATGTCTATGCAGAACCTGTCACACTGCCGTATGCACCGATATCCTCCGATGTTGCTTTTCTACAGTTGTCGGGTGGAAGCACCGGATTATCCAAGATGATCCCACGTACTCATGATGATTACATTTACAGCTTGCGAAGAAGTGTCGAGGTATGTGGCCTCAGTCCCGAGAGTGTCTATCTGGCTGCACTACCTGTAGCACATAACTATCCAATGAGCTCACCCGGCATTCTGGGCACGTTGTACGCAGGTGGCACGATTGTGTTGTCTCGGGGGTCAAGCCCGGATGAGCCTTTCCGCTCATCATGCGCCATCAGGTAACGATCACGGCTTTGGTACCGCCGCTGGCTCTCGTCTGGCTAAATGCAGCGGCTGCCCGGGGAATCAAGCTTCCGTCGCTCCAGGTGCTTCAAGTGGGAGGAGCCAAATTCAGTGCAGAGGTAGCGGCACGCGTCAAACCGGTTCTTGGCTGTACATTGCAGCAGGTATTTGGCATGGCCGAAGGGCTGGTGAACTACACCCGTCTCGACGATTCCGAGTATGTCATTACCCACACACAAGGTAAACCCATGTCTCCTTATGACGAGCTGAGAATTGTGGATGACGAAGACGTTGAGGTTGAGCAGGGGCAAGCCGGACACCTGCTGACACGCGGACCCTATACCATACGTGGTTATTACCAAGCGGAGGAACATAACGCCAGATCGTTTACGACCGACGGTTTCTATCGCACAGGCGATATCGCGAGTCTGACGGCGGACGGATATCTCGTTGTGGAAGGGCGGGCGAAAGACCAGATTAACCGTGGCGGGGATAAAGTGGCTGCCGAGGAAGTGGAAAATCACCTACTGGCCCATCCGGGTGTGCATGATGCAGCATTGGTATCCATGCCCGATGAGTATCTGGGCGAACGCTCTTGCGCCTTTATCGTGCCAAGCGGTGAAGCTCTGGCGGTGGCCGAGATCAAGTCGTTTCTACGCAATCGGGGGCTGGCCAGTTATAAAATCCCTGACCGGATTGAGTGGGTGGACGCTTTTCCGAAGACACAAGTGGGCAAGGTTAGCAAAAAAGCACTACGGGAGATGTTGACCACCGAGCAACCTGTATCTAACTAAGAATTTTCGATCAATAAAGCCGAAAAGAGGGATATTCATGGCACTTCCAGTGATTCAACCATATGCAATGCCTGTAGCGTCGGAGCTTCCGGTCAACAGGGTATCCTGGACCCCGGATGCGAAGCGTGCAGTACTCTTGATCCACGATATGCAGAACTATTTCATGAATGCATTTACGGCGGGAGCATCCCCGGTGGTGGAACTGATTGATCATATTGCACAACTACGATCAACGTGTCATGAGCTGGGGATTCCCGTGGTCTACTCGGCACAACCGGGTGGACAGACACCGGAGCAGCGCGGATTACAGCTGGACTTCTGGGGTGCAGGGATCGATGGCGGACCTGTGCAAAAAGAAATTGTTGAATCGCTTGCACCCGCTCCACAGGACATCTTTATGACCAAATGGCGCTACAGCGCCTTCCAGAAGACAGAACTGCTTGAATTGATGGAGCGGCAAGGCCGGGATCAATTGATGGTTTGCGGCATATATGCGCATATCGGATGTCTGATGACGTCAAGTGAGGCATTTATGAGAGACATTCAGGCGTTTCTGGTTGCCGATGCGGTTGCTGATTTTTCAGCGGAAAAACACCGTATGGCGCTGACGTACGCGGCAGAGCGATGTGCGGTAACACTAACGACCGAACGTTCGATTGCGTTGCTGAATGCATCAGCCGCAACCAGAACTGGAGGTACAGCTACATCTGAGGCGCAGCAGCAATCAGCATCCACCGTGGAGACTGGGAATGTCGTTGAACGACAAGAAGGCGTTGATCAGGCAAGGTTGGCAGCATTACGGGCTCAGATTGGTGATCTGTTACAGGAGGAGCCCAATTCCATTGGGGAGCATGATGATCTGATTCAGAACTGGGGAATGGATTCCATCCGCATGATGAGTCTGGCTGAACGTTTTCGCGCGGAAGGAGCAGAGGTTACCTTTGTTGATCTGGCGGAGCAGCCTACCTTGGCCGCTTGGGCAAGACTCCTGGATCATGCCCAACCGAAAGTGCTGCCGAACGGAGACTACTTTTGAGCGGGGCGGTGCAGATGTCGCATAGTCGGAACACAGCCTGGCCTTTATCTTCTGCACAGTTTGGCCTCTGGTATGCCCAACAGTTGAATCCGGATAACCCGATGTACAACACGGCCGAGTATGTGGTTATTGAAGGTCAGATCCATAGTGGACATTTTGAGGAAAGTGTACGCCAGACCGTGATGGAGGCCGAATCGCTGAATATGGTATATGGCGAAAATGAGCAAGGCCCGTGGCAATGTCTGCGCACCAATAGGAATGATTGGACATTCCATGTCATGGATGTTCGTGATCAGGCTGATCCTCATACGGCTGCGCTCGACTGGATGAAGCAGGATCTGGCACAGCCTGTTGATCTGGCAGTTGGTCCACTCTTCACAGAAGCTCTGTTCCGGGTGAGTAAGGATCGGTATTACTGGTACCAACGCATTCACCATATTGCGATTGATGGGTATGGCGTATCCCTGATCACACGCAGGGTTGCCAGCTTGTACTCTGCAAGCATTCAGGGAGAGGGCGCGGGACAGGTACAGGGCCTGGCCGCGTTTGGATCACTGACTTCTGTT
Protein-coding sequences here:
- a CDS encoding isochorismatase family protein, coding for MALPVIQPYAMPVASELPVNRVSWTPDAKRAVLLIHDMQNYFMNAFTAGASPVVELIDHIAQLRSTCHELGIPVVYSAQPGGQTPEQRGLQLDFWGAGIDGGPVQKEIVESLAPAPQDIFMTKWRYSAFQKTELLELMERQGRDQLMVCGIYAHIGCLMTSSEAFMRDIQAFLVADAVADFSAEKHRMALTYAAERCAVTLTTERSIALLNASAATRTGGTATSEAQQQSASTVETGNVVERQEGVDQARLAALRAQIGDLLQEEPNSIGEHDDLIQNWGMDSIRMMSLAERFRAEGAEVTFVDLAEQPTLAAWARLLDHAQPKVLPNGDYF
- a CDS encoding 2,3-dihydro-2,3-dihydroxybenzoate dehydrogenase produces the protein MSYTGIDGTVALVTGAAQGIGEAVARLLAQNGAIVALVDRQENVLNQLITDLRSHGHRATAHVADISDRQAVEDTVQQIEETVGPIGILVNAAGVLHTGAVSELTDEEWTRTFDVNTHGVFYMSRAVVRNMAERRMGTVITVGSNAAGVPRMYMSAYAASKAASTIFTKCLALEYADRHIRCNIVSPGSTDTPMQRAMWQDEHGAEAVIAGSLQTFRLGIPLNRMALPEDIADAVIYLVSDQARHITMHDLCVDGGATLGA